From one Streptomyces sp. N50 genomic stretch:
- a CDS encoding DUF6221 family protein, producing the protein MTNDLVAFLKARLDEDADLARRCDMAGFSAEWIAHEAAVDFGRGDLTSFHTAIARHVALHDPARVLREVEAKRHVLNRHTLSPAEGDSERPWDDRDDCQFDGDLWPCDDLLDLALPYQEHPDFPERYQPNRVTEERNVRTTGAPDKAGNSGEPR; encoded by the coding sequence CCTCAAGGCGCGCCTGGACGAGGACGCCGACCTGGCCCGGCGCTGTGACATGGCCGGATTCTCTGCGGAGTGGATCGCGCACGAGGCCGCAGTCGACTTCGGCCGAGGTGATCTCACCAGCTTCCACACCGCGATCGCGCGGCACGTGGCCCTGCACGACCCTGCCCGCGTGCTGCGCGAAGTCGAGGCCAAGCGGCACGTGCTGAACCGGCACACACTCAGCCCGGCCGAAGGTGATTCCGAGCGACCTTGGGACGACCGTGACGACTGCCAGTTCGACGGTGACCTCTGGCCCTGCGACGACCTACTCGATCTCGCCCTGCCCTACCAGGAACACCCCGACTTTCCCGAGCGCTACCAGCCGAACCGGGTAACCGAGGAACGGAACGTCCGCACCACAGGCGCACCAGATAAGGCGGGGAACAGCGGGGAACCACGGTGA